In the genome of Cuculus canorus isolate bCucCan1 chromosome 28, bCucCan1.pri, whole genome shotgun sequence, one region contains:
- the LOC128849315 gene encoding lens fiber membrane intrinsic protein-like → MPPAGGLLCGATGLALLLAVTVTDFWVTRGTPQGPVSLGLWRQCRGDTCSPHTGTPGLWEASRALLLLSVLSAAVGLGLGGSVVLTHRWRGRARAAGVALLLAGLLALLGLGLYTGSALSLLARERTPWRFSWSYILGWVAVVLTSFAGLFHLCAAVKDQSPESSEVTNA, encoded by the exons ATGCCGCCAGCGGGGGGACTGCTCTGTGGGGCCACCGGATTGGCTCTTCTTCTCGCCGTCACCGTCACCGACTTCTGGGTGACACGAGGGACACCCCAGGGCCCCGTCAGCCTCGGGCTGTGGCGCCAATGCCGGGGGGACACCTGCAGCCCCCACACCGGCACCCCCG GGCTGTGGGAGGCCTCGCgggcgctgctgctgctctcgGTGCTCTCGGCTGCCGTCGGCCTCGGCCTCGGGGGCTCCGTGGTGCTCACCCATCGCTGGCGGGGGAGAGCCCGCGCGGCCGGCGTCGCCCTCCTGCTGGCGG GGCTGCTGGCGCTGCTGGGACTGGGGCTGTACACGGGCTCTGCGCTGAGCCTCCTGGCACGGGAACGCACCCCCTGGCGCTTCTCCTGGTCCTACATCCTGGGCTGGGTCGCCGTCGTCCTCACCAGCTTCGCAG GGCTTTTccacctctgtgctgctgtcaaGGACCAGTCTCCGGAGAGCTCGGAAGTGACAAATGCCTGA